In Asanoa sp. WMMD1127, one genomic interval encodes:
- a CDS encoding metalloregulator ArsR/SmtB family transcription factor codes for MVREPLSEAGAADLAKAFKALGDPVRLRLLSMIAARAGGEICVCDLTDAFQVKGPTISHHLRVLREAGLIDCERRGTWVYYWVIPSALAPLSQLLDISALADEGDAPAFVAESVGHLDAAGARQR; via the coding sequence ATGGTCCGTGAACCCCTGAGTGAGGCGGGCGCCGCCGATCTGGCCAAGGCCTTCAAGGCGCTCGGCGACCCCGTGCGCCTACGGTTGCTGTCGATGATCGCGGCGCGGGCCGGCGGGGAGATCTGCGTCTGCGACCTCACCGACGCCTTCCAGGTCAAGGGCCCGACGATCTCGCATCACCTGCGCGTGCTGCGTGAGGCCGGGCTGATCGACTGTGAGCGCCGCGGCACCTGGGTCTACTACTGGGTCATCCCGAGCGCCCTCGCGCCGCTGTCCCAGCTGCTCGACATCTCGGCGCTGGCTGACGAGGGCGACGCGCCGGCGTTCGTCGCTGAGTCGGTGGGGCATCTCGATGCCGCGGGGGCGCGGCAGCGGTGA
- a CDS encoding epoxide hydrolase family protein, producing MKNLTSDNGIHAFRLDTPEESLTDLRGRISATRWPTKELVTDRSQGVQLETVRELARYWVDDHDWRAFEAKLNALPQYMTEIDGVDVHFVHVRSKHEDALPLIMTHGWPGSVAELLGVVGPLTDPTAHGGRAEDAFHLVLPSLPGYGFSGEPTELGWENGRIARAWAELMSRLGYPRYVAQGGDVGAAVTDALGRQAPDGLLGIHVSLLAGAIGIKDMLPNESKEEQVAHDALETFTTDGFGYFLEQSTRPQTIGYSLLDSPVGLAAWMLDHDTDSYYKMASAFVDDDPVGGLTRDTVVDNITLYWLTGTGASSARWYWEFGRFLAAATASGQPPPPVRVPVGFTTFPGEIWASPRSWVETVYPDPAYFNEADRGGHFAAWEEPDVFAAEMRAAFAPMRAA from the coding sequence GTGAAGAACTTGACCAGCGACAATGGAATTCACGCCTTCCGGCTCGACACGCCGGAGGAATCACTCACCGACCTGCGCGGCCGGATCTCCGCCACCCGATGGCCCACCAAGGAGCTGGTCACCGACCGCTCCCAGGGAGTCCAACTGGAGACGGTGCGGGAACTGGCCCGCTACTGGGTCGACGACCACGACTGGCGCGCGTTCGAGGCGAAGCTCAACGCGCTGCCGCAGTACATGACCGAGATCGACGGCGTCGACGTCCACTTCGTCCATGTGCGGTCCAAACACGAGGACGCGCTGCCGCTGATCATGACGCATGGCTGGCCCGGCTCGGTGGCCGAGCTCCTCGGGGTGGTCGGCCCGCTCACCGACCCGACGGCGCACGGCGGACGGGCGGAGGACGCCTTCCACCTGGTGCTGCCGTCGCTGCCGGGCTACGGGTTCTCGGGCGAACCGACCGAGCTCGGCTGGGAGAACGGTCGCATCGCGCGTGCGTGGGCGGAGCTGATGAGCCGGCTCGGCTACCCGCGTTACGTGGCCCAGGGCGGCGACGTGGGCGCCGCCGTCACCGACGCGCTGGGTCGCCAGGCGCCCGACGGCCTGCTCGGCATCCACGTCAGCCTGTTGGCCGGCGCGATCGGCATCAAGGACATGCTCCCGAACGAGTCCAAAGAGGAGCAAGTCGCGCACGACGCGCTCGAGACGTTCACGACGGACGGCTTCGGCTACTTCCTGGAGCAGTCGACGCGACCACAGACGATCGGCTACTCACTGCTGGACTCGCCGGTCGGGCTGGCGGCCTGGATGCTCGACCACGACACGGACAGCTACTACAAGATGGCGAGCGCGTTCGTCGACGACGACCCGGTGGGTGGGCTCACGCGGGACACGGTCGTGGACAACATCACCTTGTACTGGCTGACGGGCACGGGCGCCTCGTCCGCCCGGTGGTACTGGGAGTTCGGCCGGTTCCTCGCGGCCGCGACCGCGTCCGGCCAGCCGCCACCGCCGGTCCGGGTGCCGGTAGGCTTCACGACCTTCCCGGGCGAGATCTGGGCCTCGCCGCGCAGCTGGGTCGAGACGGTCTATCCCGATCCCGCCTACTTCAACGAGGCGGACCGCGGCGGTCACTTCGCCGCGTGGGAGGAGCCCGACGTGTTCGCGGCCGAGATGCGCGCCGCGTTCGCCCCGATGCGGGCCGCCTGA
- a CDS encoding KUP/HAK/KT family potassium transporter: MQTDTRPAASRGGRDVVRAAVVVGALGVVFGDIGTSPLYALQTVFNPADPHPVPVNDENLYGVVSLVFWAVMLIVTLTYVTLVMRVSNQGEGGIMALITLLRRLTDGRARRRALVLAGLGVFGAALFFGDSMITPAISVLSAIEGLEVVQPGLADAVVPVTAVIIVLLFLVQRQGTAVVGRFFGPVMITWFLAIGACGIGGIIQNPAILRALSPTYALGFLFGHFHIAFYALAAVVLAVTGAEALYADMGHFGRRAITRGWLLLVLPACMLSYFGQGALILDDQNAISSPFFLLTPGWARLPMVVLATAATVIASQAVITGAFSVASQAAQLGYLPRLRIAHTSASTIGQIYVPWINWLLMVSVLTLVFAFRSSAALAYAYGMAVVGTITITTLLFFYLAHVRFRTPLWIAVTGASILLAIDLLFLAANLTKLLHGAWLPLLIGLTAFTVMTTWQRGRQVVTGERARAEGSLRALVTYLHSHAGGLTRVPGTAVFLNRGKETTPLALRANVEHNHVLHRHVVILSIETETVPYVPDSERIEVDDLGFAEDGIVHVIARYGYIETPNVPAALALLEPDSTEGVLDLDDASYFLSKIELTRGDAPTMAAWRKRLFIATSYVTADAAEYFGLPRDRTVIMGSRIAV; this comes from the coding sequence GTGCAGACAGATACTCGCCCGGCCGCGTCGCGCGGCGGACGCGACGTCGTCCGGGCGGCGGTCGTGGTCGGCGCGCTCGGGGTCGTCTTCGGCGACATCGGGACCAGCCCGCTCTACGCGCTCCAGACCGTGTTCAACCCGGCCGACCCGCATCCGGTGCCGGTCAATGACGAAAACCTGTACGGCGTCGTCTCACTGGTGTTCTGGGCCGTCATGCTCATCGTCACCCTCACCTACGTGACGCTGGTGATGCGGGTCAGCAACCAGGGCGAGGGCGGCATCATGGCCCTGATCACCCTGTTGCGCCGGTTGACCGACGGACGGGCCCGCCGGCGGGCGCTGGTCCTGGCCGGGCTCGGCGTGTTCGGCGCGGCGTTGTTCTTCGGCGACAGCATGATCACGCCAGCGATCTCCGTGCTCTCCGCGATCGAAGGACTGGAGGTCGTGCAGCCCGGCCTCGCCGACGCGGTCGTCCCGGTCACCGCGGTCATCATCGTGCTGCTCTTCCTCGTCCAGCGCCAAGGCACGGCCGTGGTCGGGCGGTTCTTCGGCCCGGTGATGATCACCTGGTTCCTGGCGATCGGCGCGTGCGGCATCGGCGGGATCATCCAGAACCCGGCCATCCTGCGGGCACTGTCCCCGACGTACGCCCTCGGTTTCCTGTTCGGGCACTTCCATATCGCGTTCTATGCGCTCGCGGCCGTGGTGCTGGCGGTCACCGGGGCCGAGGCGCTCTACGCGGACATGGGTCACTTCGGGCGGCGGGCGATCACCCGCGGCTGGCTCCTGCTCGTGCTGCCCGCCTGCATGCTCAGCTACTTCGGCCAGGGCGCGTTGATCCTCGACGACCAGAACGCGATCAGCAGCCCGTTCTTCCTGCTGACGCCGGGCTGGGCCCGCCTGCCGATGGTGGTGCTCGCCACGGCGGCGACGGTCATCGCGTCGCAGGCCGTCATCACCGGCGCCTTCTCGGTGGCGAGCCAGGCCGCTCAACTCGGCTACCTGCCCCGGTTGCGCATCGCCCACACGTCGGCGTCGACGATCGGCCAGATCTACGTGCCGTGGATCAACTGGCTGCTGATGGTCTCGGTGCTGACCCTGGTATTCGCGTTCCGCTCCTCGGCCGCTCTCGCGTACGCCTATGGCATGGCCGTGGTCGGCACCATCACCATCACCACGCTGCTGTTCTTCTATCTCGCCCACGTCCGCTTCAGGACTCCATTGTGGATAGCGGTGACCGGCGCCAGCATCCTGTTGGCGATCGACCTGTTGTTCCTGGCGGCCAACCTCACCAAGCTGCTGCACGGCGCGTGGCTGCCGCTGCTGATCGGGCTGACCGCGTTCACGGTGATGACGACCTGGCAGCGGGGTCGCCAGGTGGTCACCGGCGAGCGGGCGCGCGCCGAGGGTTCGCTGCGAGCCCTGGTCACCTACCTGCACAGCCACGCCGGTGGGCTCACCCGGGTGCCCGGCACCGCCGTCTTCCTCAACCGCGGCAAGGAGACCACGCCGCTGGCGCTGCGGGCCAACGTCGAGCACAACCACGTGCTCCACCGGCACGTGGTGATTCTCTCGATCGAGACCGAGACCGTGCCGTACGTGCCTGACAGCGAACGCATCGAGGTCGACGACCTGGGTTTCGCGGAGGACGGGATCGTGCACGTCATCGCCCGGTACGGCTACATCGAGACGCCGAACGTGCCCGCCGCGCTCGCGCTGCTCGAGCCGGACAGCACGGAGGGCGTGCTCGACCTCGACGACGCGTCGTACTTCCTGTCGAAGATCGAACTGACCCGCGGCGACGCGCCGACGATGGCTGCCTGGCGCAAGCGGCTGTTCATCGCCACCTCCTACGTCACGGCGGACGCCGCCGAGTACTTCGGCCTGCCGCGCGACCGCACGGTCATCATGGGCTCCCGCATCGCGGTCTGA
- the arsM gene encoding arsenite methyltransferase — protein sequence MATGYETPVTREDVRDRYAAAALKVLDQAGCCGGGGDGCCGPAEDEGLYSADERAELPRAAVEASLGCGNPLMVADLHEGETVLDLGSGGGIDVLLSARRVGPSGKAYGLDMTDEMLELARRNAAEAGATNVEFLRGHIEDIPLPPASVDVVISNCVINLSTDKPAVFASTFAVLKPGGRLGVSDVVADDSLTPRERAERGNWVGCIAGALSFTEYEQGLTAAGFVDVEITPTHEAAEGMHSAIVRARKPH from the coding sequence ATGGCAACGGGGTACGAGACGCCGGTGACCCGTGAGGACGTCCGCGACCGCTACGCGGCGGCCGCGTTGAAGGTGCTCGACCAGGCCGGCTGCTGCGGTGGTGGTGGCGACGGTTGCTGCGGGCCTGCGGAGGACGAGGGCCTGTATTCCGCCGACGAGCGTGCGGAGCTGCCGCGCGCGGCCGTGGAGGCGAGCCTCGGGTGCGGCAACCCACTGATGGTGGCCGACCTGCACGAGGGCGAGACGGTGCTCGATCTGGGCTCCGGCGGTGGCATCGACGTGCTGCTGTCGGCCCGCCGGGTCGGCCCGAGCGGCAAGGCGTACGGCCTGGACATGACCGACGAGATGCTCGAGCTGGCCCGCCGCAACGCCGCCGAGGCCGGTGCGACCAACGTCGAGTTCCTCCGCGGCCACATCGAGGACATCCCGCTGCCGCCCGCCAGCGTCGACGTGGTGATCTCCAACTGCGTGATCAACCTGTCGACCGACAAGCCGGCCGTGTTCGCCTCGACCTTCGCGGTGCTCAAGCCCGGCGGCCGCCTCGGCGTCTCGGACGTGGTCGCCGACGACAGCCTCACCCCACGCGAGCGCGCTGAGCGCGGCAACTGGGTGGGCTGCATCGCCGGCGCGCTCTCGTTCACCGAGTACGAGCAGGGCCTGACCGCGGCCGGCTTCGTCGACGTGGAGATCACCCCCACCCACGAGGCGGCCGAGGGCATGCACTCGGCGATCGTCCGGGCTCGAAAGCCGCACTGA
- a CDS encoding arsenate reductase ArsC — protein sequence MSAGLPTVLFVCVHNAGRSQMALGFFRRLAGARAVGWSGGSSPAAEVNPAAVEAMRERGIDISGERPHRWSDEAVRAADVVVSMGCGDACPVFPGKRYVDWDLDDPAGKGVAEVRPVRDEIERRVRSLLAELHIPVAS from the coding sequence GTGAGCGCCGGCCTGCCTACCGTCCTGTTCGTGTGCGTGCACAACGCCGGCCGGAGCCAGATGGCGCTCGGCTTCTTCCGCCGGCTGGCGGGCGCCCGCGCCGTCGGCTGGTCGGGCGGCTCGTCCCCGGCCGCCGAGGTCAACCCGGCCGCCGTCGAGGCCATGCGGGAGCGTGGCATCGACATCAGCGGCGAGCGCCCGCACCGGTGGAGCGACGAGGCGGTCCGGGCGGCGGACGTGGTGGTCAGCATGGGCTGCGGCGACGCGTGCCCGGTCTTCCCGGGCAAGCGCTACGTCGACTGGGACCTCGACGACCCGGCCGGCAAGGGCGTCGCCGAGGTGCGCCCGGTTCGCGACGAGATCGAGCGGCGCGTGCGGTCGTTGCTGGCCGAGCTGCACATCCCGGTCGCGAGCTGA
- a CDS encoding alkyl sulfatase dimerization domain-containing protein, which translates to MDADYPYDDQRDFANARRGRLAALDPAVVHGADGAVVWDNDSYAFLAGERPDTVHPSLWRQSSLVVEHGLFEVVDGIYQVRGLDLSNVTFVEGDSGVIVIDPLISVETAVAALRLYRSQRGDRPVSAVIYTHSHVDHFGGVRGVVTQDDVDSGRVPVIAPAGFLEHAIAENVYAGVAMARRAGYMYGAALPRNPRGGVGAGLGQTTSTGTVSLIPPTVDVTHTGQELTVDGVRMVFQLAPDSEAPAEMHFLFPDRRALCMAENATHTLHNLLTLRGAVVRDPHEWAGHLTRAIEMFAGQADVLFASHHWPTWGADDIGEFLGLQRDLYAYQHDQTVRLMNRGATGIEIAELLELPPALRAAWHTHGYYGSISHNVKAIYQRYLGWYDGNPARLWQHPPQAAAHRYVEFMGGADAVVEKARRCADEGDLRWAAQVLDHVVFAQPDHAAGRSLLADVLERLGFGCENGTWRNSYLSGAVELRDGNFGTPTATSSPDMAAQLPPRMLFDAVAVRVDGPRAWALDLALRWHFPDHGESYRTTLRNGVFTAVQDGAGDVGVTLTVPRAALVHLATADFDGAAGAGMTLDGDREVLRQLAGVLDPGDPRFAIVEP; encoded by the coding sequence GTGGACGCCGACTACCCGTACGACGATCAACGGGATTTCGCCAACGCCCGCCGCGGACGATTGGCCGCGCTGGACCCGGCGGTGGTCCATGGTGCCGACGGCGCGGTCGTGTGGGACAACGACTCCTACGCGTTCCTGGCCGGCGAGCGGCCCGACACCGTGCACCCGAGCCTGTGGCGGCAGTCGTCGCTGGTCGTCGAGCACGGTCTGTTCGAGGTCGTCGACGGCATCTACCAGGTGCGTGGCCTGGACCTGTCGAACGTGACCTTCGTGGAGGGTGACTCCGGGGTCATCGTCATCGATCCACTGATCTCGGTCGAGACGGCGGTCGCCGCCCTGCGGTTGTACCGGTCGCAGCGCGGCGACCGGCCGGTGAGCGCCGTGATTTACACCCACAGCCACGTCGACCACTTCGGCGGGGTCAGGGGCGTCGTCACGCAGGACGACGTCGACTCCGGCCGCGTGCCGGTCATCGCCCCGGCGGGCTTCCTCGAGCACGCCATCGCGGAGAACGTCTACGCCGGTGTGGCGATGGCCCGGCGGGCCGGTTACATGTACGGCGCCGCGCTTCCCCGCAACCCGCGCGGCGGCGTCGGCGCGGGGCTCGGCCAGACCACCTCGACGGGGACCGTCAGCCTGATCCCGCCGACGGTGGACGTCACCCACACCGGTCAGGAGCTGACGGTCGACGGCGTGCGCATGGTCTTCCAACTGGCGCCCGACTCCGAGGCGCCCGCCGAGATGCACTTCCTGTTCCCGGACCGGCGGGCGCTGTGCATGGCCGAGAACGCCACCCACACGTTGCACAACCTGCTCACCCTGCGCGGCGCGGTGGTCCGCGACCCGCACGAGTGGGCCGGCCACCTGACCCGGGCCATCGAGATGTTCGCCGGGCAGGCCGACGTGCTGTTCGCGTCGCACCACTGGCCCACGTGGGGCGCGGACGACATCGGCGAGTTCCTGGGGCTGCAGCGCGACCTCTACGCGTACCAGCATGACCAGACCGTCCGGCTGATGAACCGGGGCGCCACCGGCATCGAGATCGCCGAGCTGCTCGAACTGCCACCGGCGCTGCGCGCGGCCTGGCACACACACGGCTACTACGGATCGATCAGCCACAACGTCAAGGCCATCTACCAGCGTTACCTCGGCTGGTACGACGGCAACCCGGCCCGACTGTGGCAGCACCCGCCGCAGGCGGCCGCCCACCGCTACGTCGAGTTCATGGGCGGCGCCGACGCGGTCGTCGAGAAGGCCCGCCGCTGCGCCGACGAGGGCGACCTGCGCTGGGCGGCGCAGGTCCTCGACCACGTCGTCTTCGCCCAGCCCGACCACGCGGCCGGCCGGTCGCTGCTCGCCGACGTGCTCGAGCGCCTCGGGTTCGGCTGCGAGAACGGCACCTGGCGCAACAGCTACCTGTCGGGCGCGGTCGAGCTGCGGGACGGCAACTTCGGTACGCCGACCGCGACCTCGTCACCCGACATGGCCGCGCAACTGCCGCCGCGGATGCTCTTCGACGCGGTCGCGGTGCGGGTGGACGGACCGCGAGCCTGGGCCCTCGACCTGGCTCTGCGCTGGCACTTCCCCGACCACGGCGAGTCGTATCGCACCACCCTGCGCAACGGCGTCTTCACCGCCGTCCAGGACGGCGCCGGCGACGTAGGCGTGACGTTGACGGTTCCCCGCGCCGCCCTGGTGCACCTCGCCACCGCGGACTTCGACGGTGCCGCTGGCGCCGGCATGACCCTCGACGGCGACCGGGAGGTCCTCCGGCAGCTCGCCGGCGTGCTGGACCCGGGAGACCCCCGGTTCGCCATCGTCGAGCCGTGA